GCCGTGAAGCTGCACATCGTGACCCGCAAGACCCTCGGCGGAATCCAGACCGACCTCGCCGGGCAGGCGTTCGCCAAGGACGGCAGCCTCATCCCGGGCCTCTATGCCGTGGGCGAAGCCGCCGGCTTTGGTGGAGGCGGGGCGCACGGCTACAACGCACTGGAGGGCACATTCCTCGGCGGCTGCATCTTCACGGGCCGCACGGCGGGACGCTCCCTGGCCCGGCAGCTCTGAAGGCGGCTCAGGACAGGACGTCCTTGCTGACGAACCTCGCGTAGGCAAGTGCGCCGAACACTACAACATATCCCGCCTGCAGCAGGGCGTTGCTGGCGAAAGAGTCCCACAGCACTGGCTGGCGCAGGACGTCGGCGAAACCGAACCAGTAGTGGCTGAAAAGCCAGGGGTGCAGCCATTCCAGCTGCGGAAGCTGATCCAGGACCTGTGACACCACGGACACCACTACAGTGGCTGCCATCGCCCCGACCGGTACAACGGTGAGCGTGGACAGGAAGAGGCCGATGGCTGAAAGTCCGGCCAGGGATAACGAAAGGTAGGCGGCGATCAGCACCAGTCGGAGCGCTGCTTCCGGAGGCTGGACAACGTCCCCTGACAACAGGGTCACGGGGCCGATGGGGAAGAACAGTCCGCCAATGGCTGCGCCGGCGAGCGCCACAGTGACTGGCGCGGCGACACAGAAGGCCAGCGCCCCTGCGTATTTCACAAGCAGCAGCCGCACCCGCCCGGCGGGTGCCACCAGCAGGTACCGCAGGGTGCCCAGGCTGGCCTCCCCAGCAATGGTATCGCCGGCCACTACCCCGATGGTGAGGGGCAGGAACAGCGGAACCGAAACCAGCATTGCCGTGACCGCCACGAACAGCCCGTTTTGCGTGATCCTGTCCAGGAACGCCGGTCCCCTGCCGGCGGGGACGCGCGAGGAAAGCCTGACCGCGACGGCGATCAGCACCGGTATGGCTGCCAGTGCCAGCAGCATCGCCCAGGTCCGCCGGCGCCTGAACAGGACCTTGAGCTCGGATGCCAGAAGGGAAAGACTCGATGCCGGTGCTTTCCCCGATGGTCCGGCGGGACTGTCAGGGACAGCACCGGGAACACCCGCCCGCAGGCTATTGTGCAACGTCGAACCCCTCCCCCGTTAAAGCAACAAAGCGGTCCTCAAGGCTCTCCCGCTCCACCGAAAATCCGCGGACCCGGACCCCTGCCTCCACCAGCCTCACCACCACGTCCTCCGGCGCCGCAACGTCCCGGGCTGCGGGATTATCTCCTGGCCGGACGCCCCCGCCGGACACTGGGGCTACGGCGGTAAGCACCTCGCCATCCGGCTCACGTGTCCCTGCCACCGGAGCCATGCCCAGCCGCACCAGGACCCCGGAAGCGGCGCCGGCGTCGGGCGTCACCAGTCGGAAGCGTGCTTCGCCGGACTGGCGCAGTTCCGCCAGGGGGCCCTGGGCCACCAGCCGACCGGCGCTCATGATCGCCGCATGCGTGCAGATCTGCTCCACTTCGGCCAGGAGGTGGCTGGAGACGAAGACAGTAGCGCCGTCCGCGGCCAGGGAGCGCACCAGGCTCCGCACCTCCCGGGTTCCCTGCGGATCCAGCCCGTTGGTGGGCTCGTCCAGGACCAGCAGCTCCCGCGGAGAAAGCAGTGCATTGGCGATCCCCAGCCTCTGCTTCATGCCGAGGGAATAGGCGTGGACCCGCTTGCCGGCGGCATGCGCCAAACCCACCCGCTCCAGCGCCTGGCCCACCCGCGCCGACCGCGTGGCCGGTGGTGCGTGGCGGCTGGCGGCGTCGAGCCGGTGCAGGTTGGCGGCACCGGACAGGAACGGATAGAACGCCGGGCCCTCCACGAGTGCCCCCACCCGCGGGAGGACCTCGTGGAGCCGGCGGGGCATCTCCAGCCCCAGCACGTTGACAGTGCCTGCCGTCGCGGCGGCCAGGCCCAGCATCATACGGATGGTGGTTGTCTTTCCCGACCCGTTGGGGCCCAGGAACCCGAACACCGAACCGTGCGGCACGGCCAGATTAATTCCATCGACCGCCATCTGATGGCCGAACCGTTTACTCAGGCCATTGGTCTCAATGGTCAGGCCGGGCTTCCCGCCTGCGGGCAGACTGGTTGGCAGGCTCGTTCGAGCCGGAGCCAAGCGGACAGGATCCTCGACGCTGTCCCCCCGGAGCGGGTCCTCCCGCCGGCGGGAAGTCACGGAGCCACTGCGGTGGCGGCTGCCTGCAGCCGTTCCGGCGGAACCATCCCCACAAAGACGCGTCCGTCGTCGGTGAACAGGACGTTCACCAGCGCGGTGGACAGCAGCCGTCCACCGGGAACGACGACGGCGGCCTGGGCCAGGAGCGGGTCCTTCAGCAGCGATTCGCTCAGGAAGGATCCCTGCCCGGCGTCCGCTGCCCGGATGCCGACGACCGTTTCCCAGCCGCTGCCCGTTACCGATGGCTTCTGGTCACCGGTCCCGCTGTCCGGCGTGACCGGCCGGTGCGGGATCGGCGGCGGCTGCAGTTCCTTCACGGTGGCGCCAGGCGGAGGGACAAAGCTGAACAATGAGTCATCGGGAGCCCCCAGGGACAGGCTGGTGAACCCCGATTGGAAGGCCGGATCAGCCTGTCCGCGCGCGGTCACCGATACCCTGAGCGGCAAGCCCGTCTGGCCGTCCACGGCGATGGCGGCCTTTCCCACCAGCGTCCCCTGGGTCCGGGGTTCCAGGACCAGGTTGTAGGCCGTCCGTCCGGCAACTTCAACGTCCGGACCCACAGTCACGTTGGTGGAGCTGTCCAGCGCCGCGAGGAACCGGCCGGCGAGGGCTTCCGGCGTGGGATAGGCCGGTGTCTGCGGCTGTGTCAGCGGAAGATCGCGGGCCATTGCCGGGAGCGTGAGATGGGCGGCGCTGTTGTCCTTGGATGAGTAGAACCACAGGTCACTGTCCCGCCTGATGATGTCCCTTTCAGCCAGCCGGTCCACTACCTGGACACGCAGCTTGGCCGGCCCGTCAACGAAGACCCGGGCCGTGTGCTGGCCGGTCAGGAGCTCGATTATCGATGCTGCCCCGCCCGCAGTCCCGCCCGGAGACGCCGGTCCCGACGTTGGTCCGGCAGCCGGAAGTTCGGGAAGTCCAAGCTCGGAGGTCTGCTGCAGGGTTCCGGAGAAGGACTTTGCCTGGTGCGTGGCCAGCAAGGTCAGGACCTGCTCCGGAGTCTTGTCGGGGAGGGGATCGCCTGCCCACACAGGGATTGATCCCGCCAGCGCCCCGGCGGCGATCACTGCAGGTACCGCCACGGCGGGCACCCACCGCAGCCACGGGCGGCTCACGCCAGCCCCGCTCCGTTGTCGTTGGCTCCCATAGATTCAGGTTACGCCTGCGGACGGCAGTCCACACCCCTGCCAGGCACGAGCTGTGGCTACGCGGGCGTGACGGTTCCGGCGCCGCCGTCGACCGTGATTCTCTGGCCAGTGGAAAGCACGATGGTTGCGTCGGGGACGCCC
Above is a window of Arthrobacter pascens DNA encoding:
- a CDS encoding ABC transporter permease is translated as MASELKVLFRRRRTWAMLLALAAIPVLIAVAVRLSSRVPAGRGPAFLDRITQNGLFVAVTAMLVSVPLFLPLTIGVVAGDTIAGEASLGTLRYLLVAPAGRVRLLLVKYAGALAFCVAAPVTVALAGAAIGGLFFPIGPVTLLSGDVVQPPEAALRLVLIAAYLSLSLAGLSAIGLFLSTLTVVPVGAMAATVVVSVVSQVLDQLPQLEWLHPWLFSHYWFGFADVLRQPVLWDSFASNALLQAGYVVVFGALAYARFVSKDVLS
- a CDS encoding ABC transporter ATP-binding protein is translated as MAVDGINLAVPHGSVFGFLGPNGSGKTTTIRMMLGLAAATAGTVNVLGLEMPRRLHEVLPRVGALVEGPAFYPFLSGAANLHRLDAASRHAPPATRSARVGQALERVGLAHAAGKRVHAYSLGMKQRLGIANALLSPRELLVLDEPTNGLDPQGTREVRSLVRSLAADGATVFVSSHLLAEVEQICTHAAIMSAGRLVAQGPLAELRQSGEARFRLVTPDAGAASGVLVRLGMAPVAGTREPDGEVLTAVAPVSGGGVRPGDNPAARDVAAPEDVVVRLVEAGVRVRGFSVERESLEDRFVALTGEGFDVAQ
- a CDS encoding LolA family protein, which codes for MSRPWLRWVPAVAVPAVIAAGALAGSIPVWAGDPLPDKTPEQVLTLLATHQAKSFSGTLQQTSELGLPELPAAGPTSGPASPGGTAGGAASIIELLTGQHTARVFVDGPAKLRVQVVDRLAERDIIRRDSDLWFYSSKDNSAAHLTLPAMARDLPLTQPQTPAYPTPEALAGRFLAALDSSTNVTVGPDVEVAGRTAYNLVLEPRTQGTLVGKAAIAVDGQTGLPLRVSVTARGQADPAFQSGFTSLSLGAPDDSLFSFVPPPGATVKELQPPPIPHRPVTPDSGTGDQKPSVTGSGWETVVGIRAADAGQGSFLSESLLKDPLLAQAAVVVPGGRLLSTALVNVLFTDDGRVFVGMVPPERLQAAATAVAP